One Opitutus sp. ER46 genomic region harbors:
- a CDS encoding TrbI/VirB10 family protein, whose product MKAFLRSRMGVISIIGFIALMGFALHRVMARRTARAAVPGAALAAPPTPASSATPPGPVAPVPAASKPMDPVAENAAYLERYYELDQRIREDRDAAGVPVTRRENAATPSGAGRVSVIDDAPVPPAQGTGRSSLRLLGQGGRTPSHSPTVPAENATAVPVTVAAKTPDPTADEGEAAADRPRSRRFNPYGRVLKCELVFTLDSTTEETPLVGLVMEPVYNNGLLVIPAGTELHGVARPDRLRDRLFSGPEWIFVFPREAGRPNGRQLNVRGVALDRVEPDANGMTWGITDGSYGLAGRVIRSLDRLEIKRFVANFLAAGSVALQERKSDRLGQDTVQNTPQNAALQGVSANLQQIAEDVAKEIEEHGVFIRVPAGHQFYFYPMQVIDPDVADISSDIAIVK is encoded by the coding sequence ATGAAGGCCTTCCTGCGTTCCCGGATGGGTGTGATCTCGATCATCGGTTTCATCGCGTTGATGGGCTTCGCCCTCCATCGCGTCATGGCGCGGCGTACGGCCCGCGCGGCAGTGCCCGGGGCCGCGCTTGCCGCCCCGCCCACCCCTGCCTCCAGCGCGACGCCGCCCGGACCAGTCGCGCCGGTGCCGGCGGCATCCAAGCCCATGGATCCCGTGGCGGAGAACGCCGCGTATCTGGAGCGCTATTACGAGCTCGACCAGCGCATCCGGGAGGACCGCGACGCGGCAGGGGTGCCGGTCACGCGGCGGGAGAATGCGGCGACGCCGAGCGGGGCGGGGCGCGTGTCCGTCATCGATGACGCGCCCGTACCCCCGGCGCAGGGCACCGGCCGAAGTTCGCTCCGCCTGCTGGGGCAGGGGGGGCGAACTCCCTCCCACTCGCCAACCGTTCCGGCAGAGAACGCCACCGCCGTCCCGGTGACCGTCGCCGCGAAAACGCCGGATCCGACTGCGGACGAGGGAGAGGCCGCTGCCGACCGGCCGCGCTCCCGACGGTTCAATCCCTATGGGCGCGTCTTGAAGTGTGAGTTGGTCTTCACCCTCGATTCGACGACGGAGGAGACCCCGCTGGTGGGACTCGTGATGGAGCCGGTGTACAACAACGGCCTGCTCGTGATCCCCGCGGGCACCGAGTTGCACGGTGTCGCGCGTCCGGACCGGCTGCGGGACCGACTCTTCTCCGGTCCCGAGTGGATCTTCGTCTTCCCGCGTGAGGCGGGGCGCCCGAATGGCCGGCAGCTGAATGTTCGTGGCGTCGCCCTCGATCGCGTCGAGCCCGACGCCAACGGCATGACCTGGGGCATCACCGATGGCTCGTATGGCCTGGCCGGCCGGGTGATCCGCTCGCTCGATCGCCTCGAGATCAAACGCTTCGTCGCCAACTTCCTCGCCGCCGGCTCGGTGGCGCTGCAGGAGCGGAAATCCGACCGGCTCGGACAGGATACGGTCCAAAACACGCCGCAGAATGCCGCCTTGCAGGGCGTGTCGGCGAACCTGCAGCAAATCGCCGAGGACGTGGCCAAGGAGATCGAGGAGCACGGCGTCTTCATCCGCGTTCCGGCGGGCCACCAATTCTACTTTTACCCGATGCAGGTCATCGACCCGGACGTGGCCGATATTTCGTCGGACATCGCGATCGTCAAATGA